The Exiguobacterium acetylicum genome includes a window with the following:
- the ftsH gene encoding ATP-dependent zinc metalloprotease FtsH: MNRAVKNTLVFGVIFLALILFLQYLQSPVNKSKEINYTQFVESVEKGEIKTATFQYEGQTYNVTGDLREKDSTYETVVPAVDTELTDLYTQLRSQGVKMDFKAAETNGGWIALLTTIVPFIIIFILFFFLINQAQGGGGGGRVMNFGKSKARLYDTEKKKITFDDVAGADEEKQELVEVVEFLKDPRKFAKLGARIPKGVLLVGPPGTGKTLLARAAAGEAGVPFFSISGSDFVEMFVGVGASRVRDLFENAKKNAPCIIFIDEIDAVGRQRGAGLGGGHDEREQTLNQLLVEMDGFSENEGIIMIAATNRADILDPALLRPGRFDRQITVDRPDVVGREAVLKVHARNKPLDSTVDLKAIAQRTPGFSGADLENLLNEAALVAARSDRDKVSIVDLEEAIDRVIAGPAKKSRIISPKEKKIVAWHEAGHTIIGVTLDDADEVHKVTIVPRGNAGGYVVMLPKEDRYFMTKPELEDKITGLLGGRVAEDIVFGEVSTGASNDFQRATGLARKMVMEFGMSEKLGPLQFGSGQSGNVFLGRDFQNEQNYSDAIAHEIDTEIQAIINRCYQKAKDILTEKRDQLDLIATTLLEVETLDQKQIHHLLETGEYKKHEPEATTPKAEEKAPESTDVTVDQPTESPTQMGSVVDEGKNVDTDTPDTPRRDDQV; the protein is encoded by the coding sequence ATGAACCGAGCAGTGAAGAATACCCTCGTGTTTGGGGTCATTTTTCTAGCTTTGATCTTGTTTCTGCAATACTTGCAGAGTCCAGTGAACAAAAGCAAAGAAATCAATTACACACAGTTTGTCGAGTCTGTTGAAAAAGGTGAAATCAAGACGGCTACCTTCCAATATGAAGGGCAGACGTATAATGTGACAGGAGATTTGCGTGAAAAAGATTCGACGTATGAGACGGTCGTACCGGCTGTTGATACGGAATTGACGGATCTCTACACGCAACTCAGAAGCCAAGGAGTCAAAATGGACTTTAAGGCAGCAGAAACGAATGGTGGTTGGATCGCGTTGCTAACGACGATCGTTCCATTCATCATCATCTTCATCCTCTTCTTCTTCTTGATTAATCAAGCGCAAGGTGGCGGTGGTGGCGGTCGCGTCATGAACTTCGGTAAATCGAAGGCACGCCTCTATGATACAGAGAAGAAAAAGATTACGTTTGACGATGTAGCCGGTGCAGACGAAGAGAAACAAGAACTCGTCGAAGTCGTCGAATTCTTAAAAGATCCACGTAAATTCGCGAAGCTCGGCGCCCGTATTCCAAAAGGGGTCCTCCTCGTAGGTCCTCCAGGTACAGGTAAAACGTTGCTCGCACGTGCCGCAGCTGGTGAAGCTGGCGTACCATTCTTCTCGATTTCAGGTTCTGACTTCGTTGAGATGTTCGTCGGTGTCGGGGCATCACGTGTCCGTGACTTGTTCGAAAACGCGAAGAAAAATGCACCATGTATCATCTTCATCGATGAAATCGATGCTGTCGGTCGTCAACGGGGCGCAGGTCTCGGTGGTGGACACGATGAGCGTGAGCAGACATTGAACCAACTTCTCGTTGAGATGGATGGATTCAGTGAAAACGAAGGTATCATCATGATCGCAGCAACGAACCGTGCTGATATTCTCGACCCTGCGTTACTCCGTCCAGGTCGTTTTGACCGTCAAATCACGGTTGACCGTCCAGATGTTGTCGGTCGTGAAGCAGTCTTGAAAGTTCACGCACGGAACAAACCGCTTGATTCGACAGTTGATTTGAAAGCCATCGCGCAACGAACACCTGGATTCTCAGGTGCGGATCTTGAAAACCTTCTGAACGAAGCAGCACTTGTTGCGGCTCGATCAGACCGTGATAAAGTTTCGATCGTTGATCTCGAAGAAGCGATTGACCGTGTTATCGCTGGACCAGCGAAGAAGAGCCGGATTATCTCGCCGAAAGAGAAAAAGATTGTCGCATGGCACGAAGCAGGACATACGATTATCGGTGTCACGCTCGACGATGCGGATGAAGTACACAAAGTAACAATCGTTCCTCGCGGTAACGCAGGTGGATATGTCGTCATGTTGCCAAAAGAAGATCGTTACTTCATGACGAAGCCGGAACTCGAAGACAAGATTACTGGATTGCTCGGTGGTCGTGTTGCAGAGGACATCGTCTTCGGAGAAGTCTCGACTGGGGCAAGCAATGACTTCCAGCGTGCAACAGGTCTTGCACGGAAAATGGTCATGGAGTTCGGGATGAGTGAAAAACTCGGACCACTTCAATTCGGATCTGGTCAAAGCGGTAACGTCTTCCTCGGTCGTGATTTCCAAAACGAACAGAACTACTCGGATGCGATTGCACACGAGATCGATACGGAAATCCAAGCGATCATCAACCGCTGTTACCAAAAAGCGAAAGATATCCTGACTGAGAAACGCGATCAGCTCGACTTGATTGCAACGACGTTGCTTGAAGTTGAAACACTCGATCAAAAACAAATTCACCATCTTTTAGAGACAGGCGAATACAAAAAACATGAACCAGAAGCAACGACTCCAAAAGCAGAAGAGAAAGCACCGGAATCAACAGATGTAACTGTTGATCAACCGACAGAGTCTCCAACGCAAATGGGTTCAGTCGTTGACGAAGGAAAAAATGTAGATACGGACACACCAGATACGCCGCGCCGCGACGATCAAGTGTAA
- a CDS encoding type III pantothenate kinase, with amino-acid sequence MILVIDVGNTNIVLGVYQGQELIEHWRIATDRTRTTDEYGMLVKALFRDAELNVEEVEGIVLSSVVPPVVFPLENMCVRYFKRRPFLIGPGIKTGLDLKVDNPREVGADRIVNAVAATAKYEGPMIIVDFGTATTYCYIDAQKRYYGGIISPGVMVATEALYNKAAKLPRIEIAKPQSAIGRNTIHAMQSGTYFGYVAQVDGLVHRMKDEMGEAKVIATGGLARLISEESTMIEVVDPFLTLDGLRIIYERNK; translated from the coding sequence ATGATTTTAGTCATCGATGTCGGAAATACGAATATCGTCTTAGGTGTCTATCAAGGACAAGAGTTGATTGAGCATTGGCGGATTGCGACAGACCGGACACGTACGACGGACGAATACGGTATGCTCGTCAAGGCGTTGTTCCGCGACGCAGAGCTAAACGTGGAAGAAGTTGAGGGAATCGTGTTATCATCTGTCGTACCCCCCGTCGTGTTTCCACTCGAAAACATGTGTGTGCGTTACTTCAAACGTCGTCCATTCTTGATTGGACCAGGAATTAAGACAGGACTTGATTTAAAAGTCGACAATCCACGTGAAGTGGGAGCCGATCGAATCGTTAATGCAGTAGCGGCGACGGCGAAATACGAGGGACCGATGATCATCGTCGATTTTGGAACAGCAACGACGTATTGTTACATCGATGCACAAAAACGGTATTACGGTGGCATCATCTCACCAGGTGTGATGGTTGCGACCGAGGCACTCTATAATAAGGCAGCAAAATTACCACGAATCGAAATTGCGAAGCCACAGTCAGCGATTGGACGGAATACGATCCATGCGATGCAGTCGGGAACGTATTTCGGATACGTGGCGCAGGTAGACGGACTCGTCCACCGGATGAAAGACGAAATGGGTGAAGCGAAGGTCATTGCGACCGGCGGCTTAGCCCGATTAATTAGCGAGGAATCCACGATGATTGAAGTCGTCGATCCATTCTTGACGTTAGATGGATTACGGATTATCTACGAACGAAATAAGTGA
- the hslO gene encoding Hsp33 family molecular chaperone HslO encodes MKREELLAQLKDDYLVRALGFNGEVRAFAIRSTKTVYEAQLRHQTTPVVTAALGRTLTIGAMMGTMQKGDTRVTLKVEGDGPIGKIIVDADAKGVVRGYVSRPRVEMDTYVNADGLTKLKVGEAVGRGNISVIKDLGLRDFVGGQSPIQTGEISEDFTYYFAVSEQSPSVVGAGVLVYPEDESVIAAGGLIVQLMPGASEETISALEKRVAALKPISILVGEEKTPEEMLELVLGDYEHLDTIPVSFECTCDREKLATAIIALGPDEIQAMIDEDGGAEAVCHFCSEHYHYDVPELEELREKSLERA; translated from the coding sequence ATGAAACGTGAAGAATTATTAGCACAATTAAAAGATGACTATTTAGTACGGGCGTTAGGCTTCAACGGTGAAGTCCGTGCGTTTGCAATCCGTTCGACAAAAACGGTCTATGAAGCACAACTCCGCCACCAAACGACACCTGTCGTCACAGCAGCACTCGGTCGCACACTGACGATCGGTGCGATGATGGGAACGATGCAAAAAGGAGATACACGTGTCACGCTGAAAGTGGAAGGTGATGGACCAATCGGGAAAATCATCGTCGATGCGGACGCAAAAGGTGTCGTTCGTGGATACGTCAGTCGTCCACGTGTCGAGATGGATACGTACGTCAATGCAGACGGTCTGACGAAATTAAAAGTCGGTGAAGCAGTCGGTCGCGGAAACATCTCTGTCATTAAAGACCTCGGACTACGTGACTTCGTCGGTGGTCAGTCACCGATTCAAACAGGTGAGATCAGTGAAGACTTCACGTATTACTTCGCAGTATCGGAACAAAGCCCATCAGTCGTCGGCGCAGGTGTACTAGTTTATCCGGAAGACGAATCGGTCATCGCAGCAGGCGGATTGATCGTTCAGTTGATGCCAGGTGCATCGGAAGAGACGATTTCAGCGCTTGAAAAACGTGTTGCAGCGCTTAAACCAATCTCGATTCTCGTTGGTGAAGAAAAAACACCAGAAGAGATGCTCGAACTCGTTCTCGGTGACTATGAGCACCTCGACACGATCCCGGTCTCATTCGAATGTACGTGTGACCGTGAAAAGTTAGCGACAGCAATCATCGCACTCGGTCCAGATGAGATCCAAGCAATGATTGATGAAGATGGCGGCGCGGAAGCTGTTTGTCACTTCTGTTCAGAGCATTATCACTATGATGTTCCAGAATTAGAGGAACTTCGCGAAAAATCACTCGAAAGAGCATAA
- the cysK gene encoding cysteine synthase A: protein MRIANSVLDLVGRTPIVKLHHLTGSEDADVYLKLEYMNPGSSVKDRIALSMIEAAEEAGQLKEGDTIIEPTSGNTGIGLAMVASAKGYRAILVMPETMSMERRTLLRAYGAELILTPGPEGMKGAIARATAEAEEHGYFMPQQFNNGANPVVHEKTTGPEIVEAFEGMQLDAFIAGIGTGGTITGAGKVLRDAFKGIEIIAVEPTDSPVLSGGKPGPHKLQGIGAGFVPSILDTDIYDGVEQITTEEAFDHARRAAKTNGILGGISSGAAIAAALKTAKRLGKGKNVLAIIPSNGERYLSTPLYQVEEEADQSK, encoded by the coding sequence ATGCGTATTGCGAATTCAGTACTAGATTTAGTCGGTCGAACGCCGATCGTCAAGTTACATCATCTAACGGGTTCTGAGGATGCAGATGTTTATCTGAAACTGGAGTACATGAATCCTGGGTCAAGCGTAAAAGACCGGATTGCCTTATCAATGATCGAGGCAGCGGAAGAAGCGGGTCAACTCAAAGAAGGCGACACGATCATCGAGCCGACGAGTGGTAACACAGGAATTGGGCTTGCGATGGTTGCTTCGGCGAAAGGATATCGCGCCATCCTCGTTATGCCTGAAACGATGAGCATGGAGCGGCGGACGTTGCTTCGCGCCTATGGTGCAGAATTGATTCTGACACCAGGTCCTGAAGGAATGAAGGGTGCGATTGCTCGCGCGACAGCGGAAGCGGAAGAGCACGGTTACTTCATGCCACAACAGTTCAATAACGGTGCCAATCCAGTCGTCCACGAAAAAACGACAGGTCCTGAAATCGTCGAAGCGTTCGAAGGCATGCAACTTGATGCATTCATCGCAGGTATTGGAACAGGTGGAACAATCACGGGTGCTGGGAAAGTGTTACGCGATGCTTTCAAAGGAATCGAAATCATTGCCGTCGAACCAACGGATTCACCAGTCTTATCTGGTGGTAAACCAGGACCGCATAAATTGCAGGGAATCGGTGCTGGGTTCGTACCGTCGATTCTCGATACAGACATTTATGATGGTGTCGAGCAAATCACGACGGAAGAAGCATTCGATCACGCACGTCGAGCAGCGAAGACGAACGGTATCTTAGGTGGTATCTCGTCAGGTGCTGCGATTGCGGCAGCGCTCAAGACAGCAAAACGCCTTGGAAAAGGAAAAAATGTCCTCGCGATCATTCCTTCGAACGGTGAGCGGTACTTAAGTACACCACTGTATCAAGTCGAGGAAGAAGCAGATCAATCAAAATAA
- a CDS encoding anthranilate synthase component I family protein: MRQTKYKAVPWTKEQFYNRYVEQTTGATGHVWLESGRIGRYTMAAIRPVGYIRTKDGITTIETEGKVETSTANPFDVLEQLRVERESVRPVGMPPFFGGFAGYVSYDAVRYLEKLPVQAVDDLQTPDLSFYWYDEVAVFDEETKQLFIAVTRDTAEEAARVLETEIARWCIETATPQFTATGSSGERERAFGQEAFMTAAHRIKSYIEDGDVFQVNLSVRQQEPLGTTPEHLYDVLRQVNPSPYMGYFADEDLTLVSASPELLVEKIGDDLSTRPIAGTRPRGKDEAEDLRLAKTLLDNEKERAEHVMLVDLERNDLGRVSRYGTVHVDELMVIEKYSHVQHIVSNVRGQVAPEHSGSQVLAAMFPGGTITGAPKIRTMEIIEELEPVRRGIYTGSLGFISWADDVIFNILIRTLVAKDGMAYVQAGAGVVTDSDAAREYEESLSKAKALWVTKETAEGTR; this comes from the coding sequence ATGCGACAGACGAAATATAAAGCAGTACCATGGACAAAAGAGCAATTCTATAATCGCTACGTGGAGCAGACGACCGGAGCAACCGGGCACGTTTGGCTTGAAAGTGGTCGGATCGGACGCTATACGATGGCCGCCATCCGTCCTGTCGGATATATTCGTACGAAGGACGGGATAACGACGATCGAGACAGAGGGAAAAGTCGAAACATCGACTGCGAATCCATTTGATGTCCTCGAACAGCTCCGAGTCGAACGTGAATCTGTTCGACCTGTCGGCATGCCACCGTTCTTTGGTGGATTTGCCGGATACGTCAGTTATGATGCCGTCCGTTATTTAGAGAAGTTACCTGTTCAGGCAGTAGACGATCTTCAGACGCCGGATTTATCATTCTACTGGTACGATGAAGTCGCTGTGTTTGATGAGGAGACAAAGCAATTGTTCATTGCCGTGACACGTGACACAGCAGAAGAAGCGGCGCGTGTCCTTGAAACAGAAATCGCGCGTTGGTGTATCGAGACAGCGACGCCTCAGTTTACAGCGACCGGTTCATCCGGTGAGCGAGAACGAGCTTTCGGACAGGAAGCGTTCATGACAGCAGCGCACCGAATTAAATCGTATATTGAGGACGGTGACGTCTTCCAAGTCAATTTGTCCGTCCGTCAACAAGAACCGCTCGGGACGACGCCGGAACATCTGTATGATGTATTACGACAGGTCAATCCTTCACCCTATATGGGTTACTTTGCTGACGAGGATTTAACACTCGTGTCGGCATCGCCAGAATTGCTTGTCGAAAAAATCGGTGACGATCTGTCGACGCGTCCGATTGCGGGAACACGTCCGCGAGGGAAGGATGAAGCAGAGGACTTACGGCTTGCGAAAACTTTACTCGATAACGAAAAAGAACGAGCGGAGCATGTCATGCTCGTTGATTTAGAGCGGAACGATTTAGGGCGTGTCAGTCGTTATGGTACAGTTCATGTCGATGAGCTAATGGTGATCGAGAAATACTCCCATGTTCAGCACATCGTATCGAACGTCAGAGGACAAGTGGCGCCGGAACATTCCGGAAGTCAAGTGCTCGCTGCAATGTTCCCAGGTGGAACGATCACCGGAGCACCAAAAATTCGGACGATGGAAATCATCGAGGAACTAGAACCGGTCCGACGCGGCATCTATACTGGATCGCTTGGCTTCATCAGCTGGGCAGATGATGTCATCTTCAACATCTTGATTCGGACACTCGTTGCAAAAGACGGGATGGCATATGTCCAAGCAGGTGCTGGAGTCGTCACGGATTCCGATGCGGCACGTGAATACGAGGAGTCACTTAGTAAAGCAAAAGCATTATGGGTAACAAAAGAAACGGCGGAGGGAACACGATGA
- a CDS encoding anthranilate synthase component II, whose translation MIVLIDNYDSFTYNLVQYFGELGQDIRVFRNDAITLEEIEALRPDHLVISPGPCTPNEAGISLEAIAYFAGKVPILGVCLGHQAIGQVFGGKVIRAKELMHGKVSSLTHDGQGMFEQIPQATPVTRYHSLVIERETFPEVLEVTAVAGGEIMALRHRTLPIHGVQFHPEAILTRDGKQMLKNFLELTHYVSLA comes from the coding sequence ATGATTGTACTGATTGATAACTATGATTCATTTACGTATAACTTAGTCCAGTATTTCGGTGAACTCGGACAAGACATTCGTGTGTTTCGCAACGACGCGATTACACTTGAAGAAATCGAAGCGTTACGTCCGGATCACCTCGTCATCTCGCCCGGTCCGTGTACACCGAATGAAGCAGGGATTAGTTTAGAAGCGATTGCTTACTTTGCTGGGAAGGTACCGATTTTAGGAGTCTGCTTAGGTCATCAAGCGATCGGACAAGTATTTGGTGGGAAAGTCATTCGAGCGAAGGAATTAATGCACGGGAAAGTCTCATCGCTTACGCATGACGGACAAGGGATGTTTGAACAAATCCCGCAAGCAACACCGGTGACACGTTATCATTCACTCGTCATTGAACGCGAGACGTTTCCGGAAGTGCTCGAAGTAACAGCAGTAGCAGGTGGAGAGATCATGGCACTTCGTCACCGGACGTTACCGATTCACGGTGTGCAGTTCCATCCAGAAGCGATTTTGACGCGAGACGGCAAACAGATGTTAAAAAATTTCTTGGAGTTGACGCATTATGTATCTCTGGCATGA
- a CDS encoding aminotransferase class IV, with product MYLWHDGTIKREEEVRISPLDHGYVYGMGVFETFRTYSGHPFLFDDHIERLRMSCIALGIQLAYDREALRQAIQDLYEAYDANDLYIRLNVSAGPREIGLSIDPYDTPTVLIYAKPIAPRKRAERALETIRLPRSTPETTYRLKSHHYMNNLVAKRQLFNPEAEGLFLTKEGHVCEGITSNIFWRYGSTWYTSPLETGALNGITRQFLMQHLPVEERLAYLPQLEEADEIIYTNSVQEAVAISSLDGRPFPGINGTGYAQIMELFDQSVEHVTTRRKQQ from the coding sequence ATGTATCTCTGGCATGACGGAACCATTAAACGAGAAGAAGAGGTAAGAATCTCACCACTCGATCACGGATACGTCTACGGGATGGGTGTATTTGAGACGTTTCGGACCTATAGCGGACATCCGTTTTTATTCGATGATCATATCGAACGCTTACGGATGAGTTGTATTGCGCTCGGGATCCAACTAGCATATGACCGGGAAGCGTTGCGGCAAGCGATCCAAGATTTATATGAAGCATATGATGCGAACGATTTATACATTCGCTTGAACGTCTCGGCTGGTCCGCGTGAGATTGGGTTATCAATTGATCCTTACGACACGCCGACTGTCTTAATCTATGCAAAACCGATCGCTCCACGAAAGCGGGCAGAACGTGCACTCGAAACGATTCGTTTGCCACGGAGTACGCCGGAGACGACATATCGTCTGAAGTCACATCATTACATGAATAATTTAGTAGCGAAACGTCAACTGTTCAATCCAGAAGCGGAAGGGCTGTTCTTAACGAAAGAAGGTCATGTGTGCGAGGGGATTACATCCAATATCTTTTGGCGTTACGGGAGCACATGGTATACGTCACCGCTTGAGACCGGAGCACTGAACGGGATTACGCGTCAGTTTTTGATGCAACATCTACCGGTCGAGGAACGTCTAGCTTATTTACCGCAACTCGAAGAAGCAGATGAGATCATCTATACGAACTCTGTTCAGGAAGCGGTCGCGATCTCGTCACTCGATGGGCGCCCCTTCCCCGGAATAAATGGAACAGGATATGCGCAGATCATGGAACTGTTTGATCAATCCGTTGAACATGTGACAACAAGGAGGAAACAACAATGA
- the folP gene encoding dihydropteroate synthase produces the protein MTYIMGILNVTPDSFSDGGQYVDVEQAVRQARQLVADGADAIDVGGESTRPGAAFVSVEEELARVIPVIKRIKRELNVLVSIDTYKPVVAEAAIEAGADIINDVWGSKWGDRSMVDVAARHRVPIILMHNRETAHGPDMLAEVRADLEESIRLAKQANVAEEHIWLDPGIGFMKTHEENLYLMRHLSIVTDFGYPVLLGTSRKSMIGLALGLPTEERLEGTIATVCYGIQQGCDWMRVHDVKEVKRAAQMMDIMLAATKGE, from the coding sequence ATGACCTACATCATGGGTATTTTAAATGTAACACCGGACTCCTTCTCTGATGGTGGACAATATGTTGACGTCGAGCAAGCGGTGCGCCAAGCACGCCAGTTAGTCGCGGATGGAGCGGATGCGATCGATGTCGGTGGAGAATCGACGCGTCCGGGTGCGGCGTTCGTATCGGTCGAAGAAGAACTCGCACGTGTCATACCAGTGATCAAGCGCATCAAACGGGAATTGAATGTGCTCGTTTCGATTGATACGTATAAACCCGTCGTCGCGGAAGCCGCTATTGAAGCAGGAGCAGATATCATCAATGATGTCTGGGGCTCGAAGTGGGGTGATCGTTCGATGGTCGACGTGGCAGCGCGACATCGTGTTCCAATCATTTTGATGCATAACCGGGAGACGGCGCATGGACCGGATATGCTCGCGGAAGTCCGAGCTGACCTTGAGGAGTCGATCCGATTGGCGAAACAGGCAAATGTCGCGGAAGAACATATTTGGCTCGATCCGGGAATTGGTTTCATGAAGACGCACGAAGAGAACTTGTATTTGATGCGTCACCTGTCGATCGTAACGGACTTTGGTTATCCGGTTTTACTCGGCACATCCCGTAAATCGATGATCGGACTTGCACTTGGACTACCGACGGAAGAACGACTAGAAGGAACGATCGCGACGGTCTGTTATGGCATTCAACAAGGATGCGACTGGATGCGTGTGCATGACGTGAAAGAAGTCAAACGGGCAGCGCAGATGATGGACATCATGTTGGCAGCGACGAAGGGGGAATAA
- the folB gene encoding dihydroneopterin aldolase codes for MDRIHVTGMRFYGYHGVFAEETKLGQRFNVDLSIGLALAEAGRTDDLTKSVNYAELYEATKRVVEGEPLQLVEALADRIAKAVFALDERIEEASIKVIKPDPPIAGHYEHVAVEINRLREDYV; via the coding sequence ATGGATCGAATTCATGTCACCGGGATGCGTTTTTATGGATACCACGGTGTATTCGCAGAAGAGACAAAACTGGGTCAACGCTTTAATGTCGACTTATCGATCGGACTTGCATTGGCAGAAGCCGGTCGAACAGATGATTTGACGAAAAGCGTCAATTACGCTGAATTGTATGAAGCGACGAAACGTGTCGTCGAAGGAGAACCGCTCCAACTCGTCGAAGCCTTGGCGGATCGTATTGCTAAAGCCGTCTTTGCATTAGACGAACGGATTGAAGAAGCATCAATTAAAGTCATCAAACCGGATCCACCGATTGCCGGGCACTATGAACATGTGGCGGTCGAGATCAATCGACTCCGGGAGGATTATGTATGA
- the folK gene encoding 2-amino-4-hydroxy-6-hydroxymethyldihydropteridine diphosphokinase: MKYAYIALGSNIGDKAAHLRAAVAHLRALPSVHDVQASSIYETVPVGYLDQDLFYNMVVAIQTTDDADVLLGRLQEIEQLEGRKRLFKNGPRTLDLDILLYAEEQIDLEGLTVPHPRMQERAFVLAPLRELAAEQIVPGLGQSVEQLYEQLPESERNGVRRLGGLLEAEEQ; this comes from the coding sequence ATGAAGTACGCGTATATTGCACTTGGTTCAAACATTGGTGATAAAGCGGCTCATTTAAGAGCGGCGGTTGCGCATCTGAGAGCATTACCGTCTGTGCACGATGTTCAAGCTTCATCGATTTATGAAACAGTACCGGTCGGTTATCTCGATCAGGATTTATTCTATAACATGGTCGTCGCGATTCAAACGACGGACGATGCCGATGTATTGCTCGGACGATTGCAGGAAATCGAACAGCTTGAAGGACGCAAGCGCCTATTTAAAAATGGACCGCGGACGCTCGACTTAGATATTTTGCTGTATGCGGAAGAACAAATTGATTTAGAAGGATTAACCGTTCCGCATCCACGGATGCAAGAGCGGGCGTTCGTCCTCGCGCCATTACGTGAACTTGCTGCAGAACAAATCGTTCCTGGTCTTGGACAAAGTGTCGAGCAGCTGTATGAGCAGTTACCAGAGTCGGAACGAAACGGTGTGCGACGGTTAGGTGGTCTTTTAGAAGCGGAGGAACAGTAA
- the dusB gene encoding tRNA dihydrouridine synthase DusB: MEWNIGDIKLKNQVILAPMAGVCNPAFRLIAKEFGAGLVCAEMVSDKGILYENERTLQMLYVDEREKPLSLQIYGGSKETLVQAAQYVEANTNADIIDINMGCPVPKVTKSDAGAKWLLDPGKVYEMVHAVTQAIDKPVTVKMRTGWDSHHIYCVDNVKAAEAGGAKAVAIHGRTRSQKYEGVADWNIIGEAKKAVNIPIIGNGDVQTPQDAKRMIDEIGVDGVMIGRAALGNPWMLYQTIQYLESGTLPPEPTAREKIDICLLHATRLVALKGEELAVREMRTHVAWYLKGMKGNGRVRNALFNIETHDGLVELLQQYLQTLEEDVAYA, encoded by the coding sequence ATGGAATGGAACATTGGTGATATCAAATTAAAAAATCAGGTCATCTTGGCACCGATGGCAGGCGTCTGTAATCCGGCGTTTCGTTTGATCGCAAAAGAATTCGGTGCAGGACTTGTCTGTGCCGAGATGGTCAGCGATAAGGGAATCTTGTACGAGAACGAACGGACGCTTCAGATGCTCTATGTCGATGAACGCGAAAAACCACTCAGTCTTCAAATCTATGGTGGTTCAAAAGAGACGCTTGTTCAAGCCGCGCAATATGTCGAGGCGAACACGAATGCCGATATCATTGATATCAATATGGGATGTCCGGTCCCGAAAGTCACGAAGAGTGATGCCGGAGCAAAATGGCTACTTGATCCAGGTAAGGTCTATGAGATGGTCCATGCGGTGACGCAAGCAATCGATAAACCAGTAACAGTCAAGATGCGGACCGGGTGGGACAGTCATCACATCTATTGTGTGGATAACGTCAAAGCAGCAGAAGCAGGTGGCGCGAAGGCAGTTGCCATTCACGGACGGACACGTTCGCAAAAATATGAAGGTGTCGCAGACTGGAACATCATCGGTGAAGCAAAAAAAGCGGTCAATATTCCAATCATCGGAAACGGGGATGTTCAAACCCCACAAGATGCCAAACGAATGATTGATGAGATTGGTGTCGACGGTGTTATGATCGGACGGGCAGCACTCGGTAATCCATGGATGCTGTATCAGACAATCCAGTACCTTGAATCAGGAACGCTTCCGCCAGAACCAACAGCACGCGAGAAGATTGATATTTGTCTTTTACATGCTACGCGTTTAGTCGCTTTAAAAGGAGAAGAACTCGCAGTACGCGAAATGCGGACACATGTCGCGTGGTACTTGAAAGGGATGAAAGGAAACGGTCGTGTGCGCAACGCGTTATTCAATATCGAGACGCACGACGGACTCGTTGAACTCTTACAGCAGTACTTACAAACGCTCGAAGAAGACGTAGCATATGCCTAA